Proteins from a genomic interval of Streptomyces sp. NBC_01445:
- a CDS encoding SWIM zinc finger family protein, whose protein sequence is MTQQGVRWTADQVLALAPDAPSRKAGSKLGVAGPWSEAGSSGEGMVWGLCKGSGSKPYQTVVDVADAAGPAYKCSCPSRKFPCKHALGLLLLWAGADGSVPDAQTLPDWAEQWAEGRRKRAQTKRETDAAGGAAADPEAARRRAERRAERVTAGASELEQRLADLLRGGLASAEQAGYGMWEETAARMVDAQAPGLAARVRELGSIPASGPGWPVRLLEECALLHLLDSGWLRRDLLPAGLSATVRSRVGLPSSAEGRPTRDRWLVLAQYDQADSRLTTRRTWLYGTEAGHTALLLSYGAAGRAPALSLPVGLALDAELCAYAGDGQLRADLGEQFTAPAPSPVRPKGAGVAEAAARYGDALGRDPWLESWPVTLSRVIPTPDEASGSGSGWQLADADDDLARPHPARPASERLALPITPQAASSPGLWRLAALSGGAPVTVFGECGHRGFTPLTAWPEGPGEAVALC, encoded by the coding sequence ATGACTCAGCAGGGGGTGCGCTGGACGGCGGACCAGGTGCTGGCACTGGCGCCTGACGCCCCGTCACGCAAGGCGGGAAGCAAACTCGGCGTCGCCGGACCTTGGTCGGAGGCGGGAAGTTCGGGCGAAGGGATGGTGTGGGGGCTCTGCAAGGGCAGTGGCAGCAAGCCGTATCAGACGGTCGTGGATGTCGCGGACGCGGCGGGCCCGGCCTACAAGTGCAGTTGTCCGAGCCGTAAGTTCCCGTGCAAGCACGCCCTCGGGCTCCTCCTCCTGTGGGCGGGGGCGGACGGCTCGGTGCCGGACGCGCAGACACTTCCGGACTGGGCGGAGCAGTGGGCCGAAGGGCGCAGGAAGCGGGCGCAGACCAAGCGGGAGACGGATGCGGCCGGGGGCGCCGCCGCTGATCCCGAGGCCGCGCGCCGCAGGGCCGAGCGGCGCGCCGAGCGGGTCACGGCGGGCGCGAGCGAGCTGGAGCAGCGGCTCGCGGACCTGCTGCGCGGCGGCCTGGCCTCGGCCGAGCAGGCCGGTTACGGGATGTGGGAGGAGACCGCGGCCCGCATGGTGGATGCACAGGCACCCGGACTGGCCGCGCGGGTAAGGGAGTTGGGGTCGATACCCGCGTCCGGCCCCGGCTGGCCGGTGCGGCTCCTGGAGGAATGCGCGCTGCTGCACCTCCTCGACAGCGGCTGGCTGCGCCGCGACCTGCTCCCCGCCGGACTCTCGGCGACGGTCCGCTCCCGCGTCGGACTGCCGTCATCGGCGGAAGGGCGGCCCACCCGGGACCGATGGCTGGTCCTGGCGCAGTACGACCAGGCCGACAGCCGCCTCACCACACGCCGGACGTGGCTGTACGGGACGGAGGCCGGCCACACCGCGCTCCTCCTCTCCTACGGGGCGGCGGGCCGCGCCCCGGCGCTCTCACTGCCGGTCGGCCTTGCACTGGACGCCGAGCTCTGCGCGTACGCGGGCGACGGGCAGCTCCGCGCCGACCTGGGCGAACAGTTCACGGCGCCCGCCCCAAGTCCCGTGCGGCCCAAGGGGGCAGGTGTGGCGGAGGCGGCGGCTCGGTACGGGGACGCGCTGGGCCGCGACCCATGGCTGGAGTCGTGGCCGGTGACGCTGAGTCGGGTCATACCCACGCCGGATGAGGCGAGCGGTAGCGGTAGCGGCTGGCAACTGGCTGATGCGGACGACGACTTGGCGCGACCCCACCCGGCGCGACCGGCCTCGGAGCGGCTGGCGCTCCCGATCACGCCGCAGGCCGCTTCGAGCCCCGGGCTGTGGCGGCTGGCGGCGCTGTCCGGCGGAGCCCCCGTCACCGTCTTCGGCGAGTGCGGCCACCGGGGCTTCACCCCTCTCACGGCCTGGCCCGAAGGCCCGGGAGAAGCGGTGGCACTGTGCTGA